Proteins found in one Planococcus citri chromosome 2, ihPlaCitr1.1, whole genome shotgun sequence genomic segment:
- the LOC135834202 gene encoding uncharacterized protein LOC135834202 — translation MPSDDEDFGDLTYDQCTRNKRLLTKNLNYDQADALAKLNEQPSQDLVHQIGAILDSWLKQLRKLEALDQQILDLLDPKAYKDAKELEKAEDEVVKPYNDSRKKFNEAKGLLSAMAARINKADQAAQQMAKARKSMDSSFVGENMLGNPLAKLPDIKVPKFDGDITNFTEWHSMYVALVHSNDMLQPVHKLFFLKGALIKDAEYLLKETPVKEGMYELAYQAVLTEYFNVRAIIAAHFGKLLDMPSITSSTLRDSISKIRALIRGLQTCDIDVAKMSPLITFITVRKLPEKLRIDWENSNLDYSAYPSFDSLDKFLSARCFAYETANLMSSTSKATPEKTNGSSKKTKSTLAVSSPSSTSPQTTQRTPSTVLKCFDCGEAHYLSQCPKFQAKNVTDRELYVTSKKLCKNCLRPGHTSNVCRSSKCRTCEKNHHTMLHPESKPDPKSDDQTKAVVAIRSGKDVLLPSAVIKVQIGKKFVLARALIDSCSQVNLVTEAFVNKHHLVKRPSAYSLEGISSQTVHTSYVVSFTVKSRFNKAQLKIDAELIGSLPYTIDSKMQRHVATLEPDLALADSELETSHVDILIGAEYVSRIMTGNKKFVGDLAFEESLFGWLTIGAVKVPPLERKCCLLSTTTHDVLAKFWEIEEVNPPKITLSEHELWETHFQSTRIRLPDGRFQVRLPFKDSTEKLANTYPQALSALLKYEKSPLRPRYTEFMREYLNLGHMRLVKDPDAVQRYYIPHLPVLREDSSTTKLRVVFNASAKNKSGLSLNDILLNGPIRQSFLFNILIRWRIFLIAFSADIKMMYRCIGMNEDDCRFQSILWRFDLDQPVEVFELTTVTYGTGPAAADSTACVNEVADTEVPEDEPEVKEAIKEMTYMDDILSGAENVQAAIVKAQKIHNALMKAQFPLRKYVSNSTEFLTSLAPELVEELKPVSFCSDGVAKILGLQWYPNEDVLRVHHQTVDISKVTLTKRVVSSLIASIFDPLGLVNPILIRGKILLQEIWRQDLAWDDQIPHKIEKSFREYYQDLEKLFSIQIPRAYSTFAPKRFELIGFSDASEKAYGAVVYIKSYSSSSIAVSLVASKSKVTPIKELKVHRLELLGAVLLVNLLSNISKMLKYDVSKSRVFSDSQVALAWLKGPASRFDTFVRNRIEHVNSIIPYAQWSYVNTKENPADLVTRGVSIESLIDNQLWLQGPSWLQTKDTPKVEISLPEPPEKRRTVLLLCQATTEAFISEYSSYEKLIRMVRLFVTFYARLSRYELRISKIMFEDPRLPIYVIARIAQLTWFKNEIESIQNQVPLKSRNTLASISPFLDQFGVLRVGGRLRNSRFSYDVKHPIILHGQSEYAKLLARHIHEKYYHASQSFTRSFILSRYWIVTGVR, via the coding sequence ATGCCATCTGATGATGAAGATTTTGGAGATCTGACGTATGATCAGTGTACACGTAACAAACGACTGCTGACCAAAAATCTGAACTATGATCAAGCTGATGCACTAGCTAAATTGAATGAACAACCATCGCAAGATTTAGTTCATCAAATTGGTGCTATACTCGATTCGTGGTTGAAACAGCTTAGAAAATTAGAAGCTCTAGACCAGCAAATTCTCGACCTACTCGATCCTAAGGCCTACAAAGATGCCAAAGAGCTGGAAAAGGCTGAAGATGAAGTTGTGAAACCCTACAACGATTCTCGAAAGAAATTCAACGAAGCCAAAGGTTTGTTGAGTGCAATGGCAGCTCGCATCAACAAAGCTGATCAAGCTGCTCAGCAAATGGCTAAAGCTCGTAAATCCATGGATTCGTCATTCGTTGGTGAAAATATGCTCGGAAACCCGCTCGCTAAACTACCAGACATCAAAGTGCCTAAATTCGATGGTGATATTACCAATTTCACTGAATGGCATTCGATGTATGTAGCATTGGTTCATTCGAACGATATGCTGCAACCAGTGCATAAACTCTTCTTCCTCAAAGGTGCTCTCATCAAGGATGCCGAATACCTCCTCAAAGAGACACCAGTGAAAGAGGGTATGTACGAACTCGCATACCAAGCAGTATTGACTGAATATTTCAATGTTCGAGCCATTATTGCTGCTCATTTCGGTAAACTACTCGATATGCCGTCAATTACGTCATCCACATTACGCGATTCGATCAGTAAAATTCGAGCACTTATCAGAGGTTTACAAACATGCGATATCGATGTTGCGAAGATGTCTCCTCTCATAACGTTCATCACTGTTCGAAAACTGCCCGAAAAACTTCGAATAGACTGGGAAAACAGCAACCTAGACTATTCCGCATATCCCTCGTTCGACTCACTCGATAAATTTCTCAGCGCTCGTTGTTTTGCTTACGAAACAGCCAATCTGATGTCTTCTACCTCGAAAGCGACACCAGAAAAAACAAACGGCTCTTCAAAGAAGACAAAATCTACGTTGGCAGTCTCGAGTCCTTCCAGTACTTCGCCGCAGACTACTCAACGAACTCCCTCGACTGTGCTGAAATGTTTCGACTGCGGAGAAGCGCATTACCTCTCACAGTGTCCGAAATTTCAGGCAAAGAACGTCACAGATCGCGAACTGTACGTTACCTCGAAAAAACTGTGCAAAAATTGCTTGCGTCCTGGACACACTAGCAACGTTTGTCGCTCCTCAAAATGTCGCACGTGTGAAAAGAATCATCACACTATGCTTCATCCCGAATCAAAACCAGACCCGAAATCCGATGACCAGACAAAAGCAGTAGTAGCAATTCGTTCTGGTAAGGATGTTCTTCTGCCTTCTGCTGTCATCAAAGTGCAAATTGGCAAGAAATTTGTACTCGCTCGTGCCTTAATCGACTCGTGTTCACAAGTCAATCTTGTCACGGAAGCGTTTGTGAACAAACACCATCTCGTTAAACGCCCATCTGCGTACAGTCTCGAAGGTATTTCATCTCAAACGGTACATACAAGCTATGTTGTTTCGTTTACTGTGAAATCTCGTTTCAATAAAGCTCAGCTGAAAATCGATGCAGAACTTATTGGCTCACTACCTTACACCATCGACTCGAAAATGCAACGACACGTTGCCACGCTCGAACCAGACCTCGCTCTCGCCGATTCTGAACTTGAAACCAGCCACGTTGACATTCTCATCGGTGCTGAATATGTCAGTCGCATCATGACTGGTAATAAAAAGTTCGTCGGTGATCTCGCATTTGAAGAATCGCTCTTCGGTTGGCTCACGATCGGAGCTGTCAAAGTTCCACCTCTCGAACGAAAATGCTGTTTGCTTAGTACAACAACGCACGACGTACTAGCtaaattttgggaaatcgaaGAAGTCAATCCTCCCAAGATTACTCTCAGCGAACATGAGCTTTGGGAAACCCACTTCCAAAGCACACGAATTCGATTACCTGATGGCAGATTCCAAGTTCGATTACCTTTCAAGGATTCAACTGAGAAACTCGCTAACACGTATCCTCAAGCTCTCAGTGCTTTGTTAAAGTACGAGAAATCGCCACTTCGACCTCGATATACCGAATTCATGCGCGAATATCTCAATCTCGGTCACATGCGTCTCGTTAAAGATCCAGATGCAGTTCAGCGATACTACATTCCGCACTTACCCGTGTTACGCGAAGACAGCTCGACTACAAAACTGCGCGTAGTGTTTAACGCTTCTGCCAAAAACAAATCTGGTCTTTCTCTGAACGATATCTTGCTGAACGGTCCGATTCGTCAATCGTTTCTATTCAATATTCTCATTCGATGGAGAATTTTCCTAATCGCCTTTTCTGCTGACATCAAGATGATGTATCGTTGTATCGGTATGAACGAAGATGATTGTCGATTTCAATCAATCTTATGGCGTTTCGATCTTGATCAACCTGTCGAAGTATTTGAGCTCACAACAGTGACATACGGAACAGGTCCAGCCGCTGCCGATTCTACTGCCTGTGTCAACGAAGTAGCTGACACAGAAGTACCCGAAGATGAACCCGAAGTGAAAGAAGCGATAAAGGAAATGACCTATATGGATGATATTCTATCTGGTGCGGAAAACGTTCAAGCAGCTATCGTTAAAGcgcaaaaaattcacaacgcGCTTATGAAAGCTCAATTTCCTTTGCGTAAATATGTCTCAAACTCGACTGAATTTCTCACCTCGCTCGCTCCTGAACTCGTTGAAGAATTGAAACCAGTATCGTTTTGCTCTGATGGAGTTGCAAAAATACTTGGTCTTCAATGGTACCCGAACGAAGATGTGCTGCGTGTTCACCATCAAACGGTGGATATTTCGAAAGTCACTCTCACCAAACGAGTGGTATCCTCGTTAATTGCCAGCATCTTCGATCCGCTCGGTCTCGTAAACCCCATATTGATTCGAGGTAAAATCTTGCTTCAAGAAATATGGCGGCAAGATTTGGCGTGGGATGACCAAATTcctcacaaaattgaaaaaagttttcgagAATACTACCAAGACCTTGAAAAGCTGTTTTCTATTCAAATACCTCGCGCTTACTCGACATTTGCTCCTAAACGGTTCGAATTAATTGGTTTCAGCGATGCAAGTGAAAAAGCTTACGGTGCTGTTGTCTACATCAAATCGTATTCTTCATCATCCATCGCTGTCTCGCTCGTTGCCTCAAAGTCGAAAGTCACACCGATAAAGGAGCTCAAAGTTCATCGACTCGAATTACTCGGTGCTGTACTGCTCGTTAATCTACTCTCAAATATCTCCAAAATGCTGAAATACGACGTCTCGAAGTCACGAGTCTTCTCAGATTCTCAAGTCGCACTCGCTTGGCTGAAAGGTCCAGCATCTCGATTCGATACCTTCGTACGCAATCGTATCGAACACGTCAACTCGATCATACCGTACGCTCAATGGAGTTACGTCAACACGAAAGAAAATCCTGCTGATTTGGTCACTCGAGGTGTATCTATCGAATCGCTCATCGACAATCAACTTTGGCTCCAAGGACCTAGTTGGTTACAAACCAAAGATACTCCGAAAGTCGAAATTAGTTTACCCGAGCCACCTGAAAAACGTCGAACTGTATTGCTGTTATGTCAAGCAACTACAGAAGCATTCATCAGCGAATATTCATCGTACGAAAAGCTGATTCGAATGGTTCGATTGTTTGTAACGTTCTACGCTCGATTATCTCGTTACGAATTGCGAATTTCGAAGATCATGTTCGAAGATCCACGATTACCGATTTACGTCATCGCTCGAATTGCTCAGCTTACTTGGTTCAAGAACGAAATCGAATCAATCCAGAATCAAGTACCTTTGAAATCTCGTAACACGCTCGCTTCGATAAGTCCTTTTCTCGATCAGTTTGGAGTACTCCGGGTAGGAGGAAGGCTTCGAAATAGTCGCTTCTCTTATGATGTAAAGCACCCGATCATCTTACACGGACAGTCCGAGTACGCCAAACTACTTGCTCGACatattcacgaaaaatattaCCACGCATCACAATCGTTTACTCGATCATTCATACTCAGTCGCTACTGGATAGTTACTGGAGTTCGGTGA
- the LOC135834203 gene encoding uncharacterized protein LOC135834203, which produces MGDLPTERLTIARPFTNASVDYGGPFTIRCTNHRTPKYIKCYAAFFVCLVTRAVFIEPVSDLSTTAFLAAFQRFRNRRGTPAIMYSDNGTNFVGAKNDLEKNNPELALEWKFISPRTPHQGGVWEAAVKAGKKHLLAATKGAVQTEEEFRTVLTAVEATLNSRPLYASRNSTDVEEIDVLTPSHFLIGSSLLEKDDPSPFDITLGERLTLQRQIIESFWHNLKSSYLAKLQTRSKWKKAEPNLSIGDIVILKENSSPCSWPLGRIIDGKPDAKGHLRKVSVKAKGSIFQRGVQELVKLPVETKITGE; this is translated from the coding sequence ATGGGTGATTTGCCTACTGAACGCTTAACCATCGCTCGTCCGTTTACCAATGCCAGTGTCGATTACGGCGGTCCTTTCACGATCAGATGTACTAATCATCGAACACCAAAGTACATCAAATGTTATGCCGCTTTCTTCGTTTGCTTGGTGACTCGCGCTGTATTCATCGAACCTGTGTCCGATCTCTCGACGACTGCGTTTTTAGCCGCTTTTCAACGCTTCCGGAATCGCCGAGGTACTCCTGCGATAATGTACTCCGATAACGGAACGAATTTCGTTGGTGCTAAGAACGATCTCGAGAAAAATAATCCCGAACTCGCACtcgaatggaaatttatttctcCTAGAACTCCACACCAAGGTGGAGTCTGGGAAGCTGCGGTCAAAGCTGGGAAAAAGCATCTACTAGCTGCGACGAAAGGAGCTGTTCAAACCGAAGAAGAATTCCGAACAGTTCTCACCGCAGTTGAGGCAACCCTCAACTCTCGACCATTATATGCCTCTCGTAATTCGACCGATGTTGAGGAGATCGATGTCCTCACTCCATCTCATTTCCTGATTGGTTCAAGTTTGCTCGAAAAGGACGATCCTAGCCCATTCGATATTACATTGGGCGAAAGATTGACGCTTCAACGTCAGATTATCGAGTCATTCTGGCATAATCTGAAATCGAGCTATCTTGCCAAACTTCAGACTCGctcgaaatggaaaaaagccGAACCGAATCTTTCAATCGGTGATATCGtcatattgaaagaaaattcgtcGCCATGTTCATGGCCCCTCGGAAGAATCATCGATGGCAAACCTGATGCCAAAGGCCACCTACGAAAGGTCTCCGTTAAGGCCAAAGGATCGATTTTCCAACGAGGTGTCCAGGAATTGGTCAAACTTCCAGTCGAAACGAAAATCACTGGAGAATAA